The Desulfobotulus pelophilus sequence TGCCAAGAGCCGATGCCATGGACTCTAAAAAAAATTGCGAAACCGGCAGGATCAGAGGGGATTTGCCCAGAGTTTTTCCCATAACCCGCACCAGGTCAGCCGTGCTGATATCAGCCCCATCGCTGACAAGAAAGGTACGGCCAGCGGCTTCGGGATGAACAATGCAGGTACGAATAAGACTAACAAGATTGTCAACAAACACAAAACTGCGTAAATTAAGGGCTTTGCCCAGTGGCAGAGGTAAACCTTTTGCCACCCATTTCATCAGAGCCAGAAAATTTGCACGAACACCAGGTCCATAAACAAGAACAGGACGAATAATCACCACTTCCATGCCCGTTTGCTCCGCAATCTTTTTCAAGCCCTCTTCTGCTTCCATTTTGGATATGGCATAATAATCGGAAGGGTTGGGCCTGTCTTCGGTTCTGAAGGGTTTTTCTGGCTGGGAAGATTCGCCGTTTACTTTGATAGAACTCAGGTAGATAAACCGATCTACCCCTGCAGCAGCGGCCTGTTCTGCAAGATGAAGAGTGCCATGGGTGTTTACCTCCCGAAAAAAATGCAATGTATTCCGTCTGTCTTTTCGGGGCAGATGGGCAAGCCCTGCTGCATGAATAACAACACCCGTCCCATGAAGAACGGGAGCCCACTCTACCCTCCTGTTCTCTCCCATGCTGTCAACATGAAGCATTTGCCAAGGGTATGAAACTTTTACTGCCTGACGTACGGTTCCTTTTACATCATATTCTTCTGCTAACTGGCGGATCACTGCAGAGCCTATAAAACCGGATGCACCCGTAACCAGAATTGATTTATTTGTTGTTTCAAGCATCTATGCCACCAACCCTTATGAAGGTTACAAGAATATGGACAGCTGCATGATTTCCGGTCTTGCTTGAGATCTGATTCATGGACGTCAAAAACACCGGAACTCCCGGAGTCAGTTGTGACTCCGGGAGTTCCGGTGTTTTTACCATATAAGGATCGTTGCTGCCACCATAAAGCTTGTCTGAAAATTATTGCCACAAGCCACGCCACACACCATATGGCTATTGTATGCGCAGGAATCAGCCAGGCATTGAATTGTTAAGATGTTTTCTTCTGGCAGTATCTATGGCTCTTTTATAAGAGAGATCAGTTTATGATTGACTTTTTTTTCATCAAACTTTTCCCTTGCAATCTGATAACTTTCCAGTCCCATTCTCAAAATTTCTTCCGGATTTTCTATGAAGTATATCATTTTTTCCGCCAGTTCATCCGGCGACCAGGGCGGCACCATAAAACCATTGACTCCCTGTGTAACCGTTTCCCTGCAACCGGGTACGTCAGTGGTAATGACGGCCCTGCCGATGGCCATTGCTTCCTGTGTACTTCGTGGAAGACCCTCTCTGTAGGATGGCAGAACAAATACACTGGAACGGGCAACCCATTCAACAACGTTACTCACATGGCCCGGATACTCAATAGTACCGCTTGCCATCAGATCTTTCAGCCTGCTTTCGGTGATACCACCCGGATTATTTTTATCCAGCCCTCCCAGCATAACAAAATGGGCTTTTGGATAAACGGCCTTCACTATTTTTGCCGCAGCCACATATTCATGCACACCTTTTTCCGCCAGCATACGACCAACAAAAATAAAAGAGACCGGATTCTGTGAAGGTGGGGTGTAGGGATAACTGAAAAGATCCAGTCCAATACCGCCTAAAATACAAATTTGTTTTACTTTGATACCATAGACTGTAATCAGATCATTAAAATCATCCTGATTGAGAAAAATAATTTTTTCAGCAAACAAAAAGGCTATTCTGTATAAAAAAACCTGAACAAATTTTAAAAAACGCCTTCTAACGGACAAACCTTCCGGCCTGTCTGTAAAGACATATCCAAGCCCTTCCAGCATGCCTATGCGCCTTTTCACACCCGCCATAACTGCGGCTAAAATACCGAAAACCACTGGCTTTGCAAAATATGAAAAAACAATATCTATACGCTTTTTTCTTAACAATGAAGCCAGCTTTACGGTATTAAAAAGATCCTTTAAAGGATTCAGACCAGACCGGCTCAGAGTATAGGGAACAGGCACAGCGCCGAGTAAAGAAATTTTGTTCATTACCGCTATATCATGAAAATCCGAGGCAAAGGCATATACCTCATAACCTTGGGAAACGAGGTCTCGGATAAGACCGGAACGGAATCCCAGGAGGGTTTCAGCTGTGCTTCCGATTATAGCCACTCTCATATCTGTCCAACCATCCGAAACTTCATGAATCCCTTCTCCGGCATAAAATACTCATGCTTCGATTGAGGATAAATACTGAGAAAAAAACAGCCTCAGCCCTATTTAATATTCTAACAACATATAGAAATAAACGCAAAGCAACGGAAGAGAAACGCCGGGATGAAAAACAGAAACCGTAAGGGTGACAGACCTTTCCCATATATATGGCTCAACCACGTGCTGTGCAAAAAGCAACATCATTCAAAAATTTTTATATATTTGTTGGCCAGTTTTTCATAGGAATGATTTTCCATGACAAATTTTTTGCCATTCCTTCCCATTTCTCGGCGCTTTTTTTCAGGGAATTCATACAAACGAAGAATTCCTTCAGCAATGGCATTCGGATTTTCCGCTTCCACTGTTATTCCGCATTCTGCTTCTTTAATCAAATCAAAGCCATTGCTGTAAGAATGCAAAACTGGCTTTTCTGCATACATATATTCAAAAATTTTATTTGCTGCCACCCCGTAGTTATAGATATTTAAAACATTCCATCCTATATAGCAGACATCAAATCTTGCAAGGAGCGAAGGAACCTGTTTTTTAGGAATGTTGGGAAGAAACGAAACATTTTTCAAGCCAGCAGCCAATCTTTCCAGTCTCTTTTTTTCCTGCCCCTTACCTACAATAACAAAGTGTATATCAGGGTTGGTGATTTGACTGGCAGCGCCAATCAAATAATCAAGAGCATTAGCACATCCTAGTGTTCCTGCATACCCGATGATAAATCCAGTTGAAGGCAACAATTTCTCCACAGAAGGCCTTAGTGGCTCATTTTCTGATATTTCGTGAAAATCTACACCATTGGGTATATATTCAAAATCCGTATCCATTCCCTTCTCGCGCAGATAATTGCCATAGTTAGGAAGGTTTGAGGTTACCTTACAAGCTTTCTCAATTCCAAATTTTTCCATCCATGCCATAGAAACAATCAAGGGATGAAATTTGGATACATTGGCCAGCTCCATTATGGTCTGGGGCCAGACATCCTTAATTTCAACGATGAAACGACAGTGGTTTTTTCTGGATAAAAAATAGGCAGGCAGAATGGGATACGTTGCCGTTGGAGCCACGATAATTGCCTGCGGTCTTGGCAATCGGGGCAAAAAAAAGAGGCTTGCAGAAAAAACAAGCCACTTCAGCAAGCGTACAGGACTATGGGACCGGTCATAGGAGGGCACCTTAACCCATATATAACTGATGCCATCAATGATTTCCTTCGTAAACCAGCCACGGGTCCGCGGAGGATTCCGCAAGAGATGCGAGTAGGATGCGGAAATAATAACCACATTATAGCCATGCCTGATAAACTCTCGGGCCAGACTGTAATGCCTGAAATGAAGGCCATGTTCCGGACTACCGGCATATTCATTGATGATCCATATGCATTTTTGTTCCGAGCATATTTTCATATAAATCCAGGAGTTTTTGTTCTTCCGTTTTCCATGTATATTGTCTCATCACCGCACTGTATCCGTTTTTGCCCATCTGTTCAGCCAAGGCAGGATTAGAGCTAAGTGAATCAATGGCTTCCGCTAATGCTGATGAATTTACAGGATCAACAAAGAGACCGCAATGGTTATTCTTTAGAATACTGCGCCACAAAGGAAAATCAGACGCAATAACCGGAATTCCAAGCCCCATATATTCAAACATCTTAACAGGAAGGGAATCAATATAGTTTGGGATGGGATGCAAAATCACTAAACCTGCCATGGCATTACGGATCAGACTACACACAGCCGTACGGTCAAGCCATCCAAGCTCGTCTACATATTGCCATCCCGGAAGTTGCCTTAGCTCATCTTTATAGTCAGATTCAGGGAAAATACCCGCCACTTTAAGACGAAGAGGTTGCCTGACCAAAGCCAGTGCCTCCACCATCTCCCGCATTCCTCTTAGAGGACTTATGCTTCCTGCATAGACAAGGTATTGTTCTGACTCTGTTTTTTCGTTTAAAAACTCCTTTGTTTCTTCCTCCATGGGAAAATTATTCACATTCACTACACAGGCATTCACAGAATGTAATCTTGCCTGTATAAAAGGGGTGGCTGTTACGATTGCGTCGAAACCTCTGCTAACGAGACCAAGGAAAATACGGGCAGTAAACGATAGACCACCTCGCAAAGCTTTGGGTATATAGGGTTTAGACAAAATCTGAACCGGAATATCTTCGTGCACATCGAAAACAACTTTTTTCCCATGCATTTTGAGCAGTATACCCCAAA is a genomic window containing:
- a CDS encoding NAD-dependent epimerase/dehydratase family protein: MLETTNKSILVTGASGFIGSAVIRQLAEEYDVKGTVRQAVKVSYPWQMLHVDSMGENRRVEWAPVLHGTGVVIHAAGLAHLPRKDRRNTLHFFREVNTHGTLHLAEQAAAAGVDRFIYLSSIKVNGESSQPEKPFRTEDRPNPSDYYAISKMEAEEGLKKIAEQTGMEVVIIRPVLVYGPGVRANFLALMKWVAKGLPLPLGKALNLRSFVFVDNLVSLIRTCIVHPEAAGRTFLVSDGADISTADLVRVMGKTLGKSPLILPVSQFFLESMASALGRRDSVQRLFGYLQVDIEETKRLLNWRPPVSMEQGLQQTAEHFMKGRI
- a CDS encoding glycosyltransferase family 4 protein codes for the protein MRVAIIGSTAETLLGFRSGLIRDLVSQGYEVYAFASDFHDIAVMNKISLLGAVPVPYTLSRSGLNPLKDLFNTVKLASLLRKKRIDIVFSYFAKPVVFGILAAVMAGVKRRIGMLEGLGYVFTDRPEGLSVRRRFLKFVQVFLYRIAFLFAEKIIFLNQDDFNDLITVYGIKVKQICILGGIGLDLFSYPYTPPSQNPVSFIFVGRMLAEKGVHEYVAAAKIVKAVYPKAHFVMLGGLDKNNPGGITESRLKDLMASGTIEYPGHVSNVVEWVARSSVFVLPSYREGLPRSTQEAMAIGRAVITTDVPGCRETVTQGVNGFMVPPWSPDELAEKMIYFIENPEEILRMGLESYQIAREKFDEKKVNHKLISLIKEP
- a CDS encoding glycosyltransferase family 4 protein, whose product is MKICSEQKCIWIINEYAGSPEHGLHFRHYSLAREFIRHGYNVVIISASYSHLLRNPPRTRGWFTKEIIDGISYIWVKVPSYDRSHSPVRLLKWLVFSASLFFLPRLPRPQAIIVAPTATYPILPAYFLSRKNHCRFIVEIKDVWPQTIMELANVSKFHPLIVSMAWMEKFGIEKACKVTSNLPNYGNYLREKGMDTDFEYIPNGVDFHEISENEPLRPSVEKLLPSTGFIIGYAGTLGCANALDYLIGAASQITNPDIHFVIVGKGQEKKRLERLAAGLKNVSFLPNIPKKQVPSLLARFDVCYIGWNVLNIYNYGVAANKIFEYMYAEKPVLHSYSNGFDLIKEAECGITVEAENPNAIAEGILRLYEFPEKKRREMGRNGKKFVMENHSYEKLANKYIKIFE
- a CDS encoding glycosyltransferase; this encodes MVFHCCHLTSVHSRHDTRIVWKQCRSLVKKKYAVTLIVGDGKGDECSSDGMRILDVGLPETRGERFFHTAWKVYKKALLLDADLYHLHDPELIVWGILLKMHGKKVVFDVHEDIPVQILSKPYIPKALRGGLSFTARIFLGLVSRGFDAIVTATPFIQARLHSVNACVVNVNNFPMEEETKEFLNEKTESEQYLVYAGSISPLRGMREMVEALALVRQPLRLKVAGIFPESDYKDELRQLPGWQYVDELGWLDRTAVCSLIRNAMAGLVILHPIPNYIDSLPVKMFEYMGLGIPVIASDFPLWRSILKNNHCGLFVDPVNSSALAEAIDSLSSNPALAEQMGKNGYSAVMRQYTWKTEEQKLLDLYENMLGTKMHMDHQ